ATGGGCCCTTTGCTCTATATTACCAAGCAATACGTCTTTTTCTGGGGCAATACCAATAATCATTGTGTCTTTAGGCAAAGCTTTTTTAGTGGGAGTAGGTCTATTAGCTCGTTCTAGTGCAAGCGTTAAGTGGCGTTTGTTTTTACTATTTACTGGTAGTGCGATGTTCCTCTTTATAATTTCTTGCTGTAACTGTGTAACACTCCATGACTGATAGGTTTTTCGTACGTCAGGATTTGGGGCCACAAACGAGTAATCATATATAAAGCCGTCAATAAACAATCCACTTCCACCGACTGTTATTGGTATCTTGCTACTGTGTCGTATTGTATGCTCTGCCTGCTTTGCAGCTATAACAAAATCGGCTACAGTAAATGGTTCGTTTGGATACACTAAATCTATACAGTGATGCTTCACCAAAGCTTGATCTTGCGCTGTAGGTTTAGCAGTTCCGATATCCATACCTTTATATACTGTTCGCGAATCTGCGCAGATTATTTCTCCGT
The Candidatus Nomurabacteria bacterium DNA segment above includes these coding regions:
- the miaA gene encoding tRNA (adenosine(37)-N6)-dimethylallyltransferase MiaA, encoding MHHIVIVGPTASGKTALSLRLATLLNGEIICADSRTVYKGMDIGTAKPTAQDQALVKHHCIDLVYPNEPFTVADFVIAAKQAEHTIRHSSKIPITVGGSGLFIDGFIYDYSFVAPNPDVRKTYQSWSVTQLQQEIIKRNIALPVNSKNKRHLTLALERANRPTPTKKALPKDTMIIGIAPEKDVLLGNIEQRAHQMIQEGVLEEVSHMYKTYNTSPALLGGVYRTVQPYLRGEQSIDATLQSIITYDKKLAKRQLTWFKRNPDITWFTSPQEALEWFMNHKQGTL